The region CGGGCAGAGGGGCAGCTTGGGAGTGGTGGGGTTCTGAGAGTGGAAGGAAATGGATGCTGCCAGTGGCTCAGGAGCACAGGGTCTTGTTGGGCATGGAATCCAGGTATCTACTAGTCCCACCCCTgtcctctgtcccttctctgagccgCTGCAGTGTTGTGGAGACTTAAGGAAGGGGCAGGAGACAGGGACTGGGTTGTAGCCAGTACCTATTCTTCCCAGGGTTGGGGGCTAGAAGGGGTCCCAACCCTAGAGCTCAACCTCCACCTCCCTTCTGCTCACTCCTCTGTCGACTCTCTGCCTTCGCCCCTGCAGGGTGTCAGTGGCTGAGCTCGAGACCCACCCGGAGCTGGACACAGATGGGGACGGGGTGCTGTCAGAAGGGGAAGCCCAGGTATCCATGCTTTCCCTTGGCCTCGGATTCCGTAGAGGGGACTGCCCTGGGAGACTTCAGGGCCAGGGGGCCGGGGACAGGGCTGTCTCTGAGCCATTCCCATGCAAAGCTCCCcactggccccaggcagggctaCTGCGGGCACCTGGCCTCGCCCGAGTGAGCCCAGGAGGGGCAGCCACCCAGCGTCACTTCTTCCCTGTCCTTTAGAACCTGGTGGAGTCGTGCGGGGGCCGCAGGTGTCTGGTTGGGACAGAGCCAGGTTCCCCACTCACGCACCCCCACCGGTTCCCACGAGTGTTTATACCCAATTTGCCACTCCTCATGTTTGTGCATTTGGCTCTCTGCACAGTCCGACCCTGCTCCGTCTTCAGTCTGTCCATCACTGTACCCTGCTGtagtccctccccttccctccttggCCTCTGCCTTTTCCTCTGAGGACCTAATGATTTCTGgtgctcttgctcttcttccctgcctccttcccactgTCCCGGTCTCTCCAGGAGGCACCCACCATCCCACTGGGAGGGGTTCCTCTTTCCTGCCGGCCTGTGCTGCCCCCTTCTGGCTGCTGTGCCTCACTTCTCCTGGCCCAGGCGGGGCCTTGGCTGTCATCTCGCCCACCCCTGGCGCTTGTGACCtgaggctcctccccttacacGTGGCTGGGGCACAGGAGGGACACCTGGAGGCCCCTGTCTTGATACCACCCCAACACACGCACACAGACGCTGCTCGGGGAGATACGCAGATGGATGCTGCCTCTTTCCATGACCGTGTCTGGGCTGCCATCAGGGACAAGTACCAGTCCGAGGTCAGTGGCGGAGGGGCAGGGATGcagtcctctcctccccccacccgcccactGCTAAGCCTCACAAAGGAACTGCCTCCAGTTCTGGCACCAGGCCACCTTGGCCAGCtgggccaccccagccccctcccttctgtctgtccctccctccaggccccttagaaggaaggggtggaggcACTGAGGCTGCCCATGTGGGTGGAAGGCGGACTCCCAGTCCACAGCACCGAGCACGCTGCACCCTGCTCCAGGTGCTGCCCACCAGCCCACCAGTGCCTTCTGTGCCGACCTGACGGAGTCCAAGGAGGAGCGCCCCGGTTGCCCCAACCCTCACAgcctgtggaggaggaggaggaggaaggagaaacagaggaggaagaagaagaggaggaggaggatttcCAGGTTCGGGGGAACAACCCAAGGtgttgaggggtggggaagggggtttTGGACTGGGGGCAGGGCCATTTGCTGACTTCGTCCTCTCCCTAggaggccccacccccacttacaCCCCCTCAGCCGGGCTAGCCCCACCAAGGAGGACAAAATGCCACCTTATGATGAGCAGACGCAGGCCTTCATTGATGGTTGAGTGCTCACTGGGGGGCCTGGAAGGGAGGGAGCCCTGCTCATACCTGCTCCTGTAGGCATCCAAGAAccagcccctcctgctcccccagtAAGCCAGAGGGGCTGGGCGCATCCTGGAGTGGGTGTCTGAGGCCTGTTGCAGGCCGGTGGGGTGACTGCCCCCAACCAGCCCTGCGGGCCCATCTGACTCCTCGCTGACCGCTGCTTGTTTGTGCTGCCCTCACGGGCAGGGAATGTGAGCGGTGCGTCAGGGCAGTGAGGTGGGTCTGTGGATGGTGACACCCACAGGGCCTTCTGTGGTGCACTCCTACCCAGAGCGGTCCCGGGGGGCACAAAGCAGACAAGTTCGGGCCCTCTTTCCACCTTATTCCTAGAATTTAGGTAGGGGTGCCTCTGACTTTGTCCCCCACTTTGCCCCACCACCGCCCAGGAGGCCCGCAACAAGTTTGAGGAGGCTGAACGGTCCTTGAAGGACATGGAGGAGTCCATCAGGTATGGCCACAGCAGGGTGGAGTCTCCACCTGCCGCTCAGCTGAGCTCCCCAGAGGTGGCGGTGATAGGGAGTTGTCGAGGCAACTGCTGCTACCAAAGGCTCAGCAGTCGCGCCTGAGGGGAGGGTCCCCAAGTGGCAGGGAACTGGAGCCCAGCCCCAGGTGGCCCTTCGTTAATCACGAGGACTTCCAGCATTGTCCTAAGTCAGTCTGTGCCGGCTAGGCTGTCACTCACCACTTGGCCTTCCCTTGCAGGAACCTGGAGCAGGAGATTTCCTTTGACTTTGGCCCCAATGGGGAGTTCGCTTACCTGTACAGCCAGTGCTACGAGCTCACCACCAACGAGTGcgttcccctgccccccccaagggtgggtgggcaggctggtGAACTTGGAGGGTCTGAGCCTGAGCAAGGTCACAGGGAAGTGAGGGTGGCAGCCTTAGGGGCAGTCTGTTTAGTTTCGAGGGGCTGGTGTGCACCCCACCCACTAGCCCCATCCTATGACAGGTACGTCTACCGGCTCTGTCCCTTCAAGCTTGTGTCACAGAAACCCAAGCTCGGCGGCTCCCCCACCAACCTCGGGTGAGTGGGCATAGGCTAGCCCCGTCTCCTTGGTACCCCCAGTTCCCCCAGTCAGCCCACCCTCAGCACCCCTTCTCCTACAGCACCTGGGGCTCTTGGGCCGGCCCTGAACATGACAAGTTCAGCGCCATGAAGTACGAACAGGGCACTGGCTGCTGGCAGGGCCCCAACCGCTCCACCACGGTGAGTGGGcgggggacagggtgggaggcCGGGTGGGGGACCCACACCTGGCTAAGCACACCTGagtgcccacctccccacccatccTCTCCAGGTGCGCCTGCTGTGCGGGAAGGAGACCGTGGTGACCAGTACCACGGAGCCCAGTCGATGCGAGTACCTCATGGAGCTGATGACACCTGCCGCCTGCCCAGAGCCACCCCCTGAACCACCTGCAGACAGCGAGCACGATGAGCTCTAGCCCCATGGGCCCGAGCCCGACCCAGCAGAGGTGGGCGAGGAAGTGGGTCTCTGCCGCCTGGGCTGGGGTGCTGTAGTGTCTGAGTAAGACAGATCTAGGTTGGGCACCTCCTCTCCTCATCTGTGTccctttatctgtttttctttcttgttgggTCTTTCACTGGCCCCAGAACCTCAAGATGTGGAACCAGCTCCCAGTGGTGCGGCCTACCTGCCCCACAGTCTGGATGAAGGCCTGGCCCTCCAAGTCTCCTTGCTCTCCCCACAGGCAGGAACCATGAGAGGCCCCCTGCCCTGTTTTCAAGGGGTCAGGTGGCACAGAGCCATTTCCAAAGCCTCAGTGGCCCCCAAAGATAGACTGAAGGAGtgcaccctccctgggccctgagccTAGTGGctcactgcccaccccacctGACCCCCCTGCCCGGGGCATCTGCCTCCCCTGCTGGTGGGGACGGGGAATTGACTGTGACCTTGAAACAATAAATGACACCCCCCAACCCATCTGTGTCTGCCTTGCTTTGCTTGGGCCAAGGGTGGGCATAGGGCAGAATGCAGGGGCAACAGTTCCCTGCAGATCCTGTGCTTGCCTCCTCTGCCATCGGGCTGGCTCCCCAGGTGAGGCCTCATCACATGTGAGATGATGAACACCTGAGATTCCCACAGCCTGCAAAGTTGGGCACAAAGAAACAGTCTCCCACCCGTGCCCGAGTCCCAGCTGTGTTGTGGGTAAGCCAAAGAGCTTGAGATGAGACCTGGGCCCAGAGAAGGACAGTGGCCTGAGTAAGGCACACAGCCAGGGCCCACAGCACACGCTCCAGCACTCCCTGCCCGCCGGTGCAGACACCCAACTGGCCATAAGATtctgaacttttattttctgGCATGAAAAGTACAAATAATTAAACAATTCCATGTAAAAGTCTGTTACCGCGGCCAGGCCTGTAATCCGGTAATAAATAGTCTAAACGCAACACAAAATGTTCTTGTTgggttctggggtttttttgtccttttttttttccttttctttctttttttgcagttCTTTATCATCTCCAACATATGGACTCTGTCATGATGTGAAACCTTCCGAATAAGTAACAGAATGATGAAGGAGGGCTTGAGAGGCTGAGCCTCCTCCCCatgggccctgcccctgccccctagGGACACGGAAGaccccaggtcccctcccctgggctggcctcctggtagggggcctggctggctgggctgagttctgtgtttttcttagaaaaagtGCCCTCCCAGTCTTGGGGGTAGCAGGGGCCTAGGCCTCAGTGGAGGGGCTTGGGGAGGTGCCCTCTCCAGAACCCAGCCCCCCCAGGGTGGGGGACAAACCCAGCCCTTATTGCTCACAGATGCCCCCGGCACGCTGCCCATGTGTCCCCGCGTgcaaggagggcagaggggagaaagccccaagaaacagagggagagggagggacccACTGGGGGTCCTGCCCTgctggaggggagtggggagatcGGGAGGACTTAAAAACCACAAGAATAAATAGGTTCGTGTATCAAGAACAAGCTAGGGTTTTCACCAGCTAAATAGGACTGAAAAAATTCTCAAGACGAGCAAAAATAATCCCATTGAGACCGGGCGTCGCTGGCCACGTGGAGGACTGCTCCGAAGAGCACACATGCCCCCCTGGTGCCACTCGGCTACCGTTActgttattaataattattactttaatGATTCCACTTccccttttataaataaattaggcATAACCACGTCTCAGCAAAacttaaagaaacaaagagaacacCGTGGTCCCTTTAAACTTGCAAACTGGATGAAGGAACAGAAATATACACAAATGTCCTTACAGGGCAACAAGAATAAATAGTTAACATAGCAATAAGTTAAAACTACAAGAAGCTAAATTCAGCAAAAAAGTACAAGAAAGTTAACTGGTGCCAGTTtatgtctggttttttttttcctgtttttttttttaatctcttctgttttttatcttcctttttttttttgtcgtttttctcctcttctgtttgtttttttgttgcttttttgatttttttttccttttgttccttgCAGCAGAAGCTCCACAGACGTTTAATAACAAACaccggggaggggtgggggagagagagctgGGCAGTCAGATGGGGCCATGGCCAGACACCAAAGCAGGGACACCGGAGGAAGGTCAACTGAATTTAAAATCGGGGTTTGAAATTTTCAGTTCTTAACTGGGcccactgtgggggtggggggctgcaagGGCTCTGACCTTTGGCTTCTGTTGGAGTTTTTCGGTAACAAGGAATGAAAACTAGGGGGCTGGAAAATCCAGACagaagccagggctggggctcggAATGGGGGCTGCGTCCACTGCCCACACTCATCTGGAAAGACGGAAAAACCCAACAAACTGAAAGAGGGTGACGAGTGGATGGGAAGGAAATACGGGGCTGAGCCCCTGGGCCCATCCACCCTGGGCCTGATGAGGAGGCCCTGGGTTGGGGGAGGCTCAGGGCCCGGCCTCCCCCTCAGCCTcatgggccagggcctgggcccagggtAGGCTCAGCCCTAGGGACAGGGGGTCCTTTGGCCTCAAGTGTTGGGGGTTGCTGCTTCCAGCCCACCATGATGCCAAAAGTGAACGAGGTATCGTGTGTCTGGATGCATGGACGCTGTGTTCACGCCTGTGTTCGTGGGTGGCATGGACCACGGATGAGCCAGAAGAGAGCTCTGCAGAGAACCCAGGGCAGGGTCGAGTGGGGCTGAGGACTGGGCGGGGGCCGGGCTGGCCTGGCTGGAGGAACCAGACTGGGACCTCTTGCCTGGGCCTGAGGGATGCTACGGGCATCTGTGTGTTGTGTCTGTTTCTCTGCCAACGAGTGTCTAGATTTGTGTCTCCAAGTGTCTGTCTCCACTTTCATGTATCCATGTGTGTGCCTGGAAATATCTGCATGTCTAATGTGCCAGGGTCCACGGCTGCCTGGGCTGCCTTCATCCACGTCCATGTTCAGTCGCCATGTTTACATGGCCCCACACCAGCATTCTACATTTTATCCATGTGTTTGTCTGCTACATGTCTGAGTTTGGCTGATCCCTAAATGTGTCTAGGTCATGTCTCTGGGTCTATCAGCACTGCTGTGTGCTCCTTTGGGGAGTGTCTCTCAGTGGCCCCATGGCCCGCCAGCCCCCAAGCCCTGCTCTCTGTCTTTGCCCCAGTTGGTAAACATAGCctgtcaaaatatttcttttttttgtctttttttgtttttttttttttcaagttcaagAATCCCCAGTAAAAATTCTCCACGaggtctttttccctttttacaaaaatagagtttttcttcccctcccacccccccttttttttcattttgtttctgtttccagCCCCTCACCCTGCTCCTCACACTCCACcgaggggccctgggccagggatGCCCATACCCCTCTCACGTTTTGCTTTGTTGGGGATTTTTAAACCTGTTTCCTCCCTCACTTAGGCTCACCTCAGTGCTGGGGAGGCCTGGAGGAAACCACCAGCACCCCCCCAAAGCCATCCCACGGAGGGTGGTTGAGGGTTGGATAGGGGCacatctctgctttctttttagccgaaaaaagaaacaaaaaccgtCGCCATGAACAAAACCAAGACGAGAGAGTGAACAGCCCAGCCTGGGGTAGGGGCAGGAGGacggggtgggggacccccaggCACCCCCCATTGCCTGCAGACCCTCCCAGCCTGAGTGCTCACCCTGTGGCTTCCGCAGGGGTGCAGGGCCTCGTGCCGTTCGTGGTCTGCCTGTGCTGTCTCTCTCgggccccttctctctctctctctctctttctctctctctctctctctctctctctgctgcccggggagggtggggagggcggcaGTGGCTCAGGCCTTGTGCTGTTTGCTGGTCTTGAAGGACACCTGCAGCACACGCTCGCCCAGGCGGTAGCCGTTGAGGCTGGCGATGGCCATGGCCGCCTCGTCGTAGTTGGTCATGGTGACAAAGCCGAAGCCCTTACACTTGTTGGTGGTGAAGTCGCGGATGACCTTGACGTTGGTGACTGCCCCAAATGGCCCGAACAGCTGCCACAGCACACTCTCGTCTGCCTCCGGCGACAGGTTGTACACGAAGATGCACCAGCCAGCACCCGTCGCACCCCCCGACAGGCCCACGCCCGCCAGGCCGCTCATGCCGTCGATGGCGATGGGCGAGAACCTGGCGATGAGCGACAGGGGACTACTTTGGGGGTCACGCGGGCTCTGCCCTGACCCCCGGCATGCCCCCGACTCTCCTGTGATCTCGTGATCCCTGATATCACCATGACCTCTGATAATGCCTTGTCCCTGTGACTCTTGTCCTGACCCTGCTGTGTCCTCCATCTACAatcccaccctctgccccactgGCTCTGAGACACCAGCCCCCAATCTTCACCATGACCTGCATCTTCTCCTGACCTCTGACCATCCCTGAACATCAGGCCCTCACCCATGATCCTGCCCTAAGCCCCAGACTACACCCTGGCCCCATGACCTTCGGCTCTACTTGGCCCTTAGCTCTGTTGACCCTGACTACTTCCCCACACCCCCGCTACCCCCTTCCCTCGGCATATCTTCCCCTCCAACTCCTGCTCTTATCCCCTCTGACTCCATCCTGAGGCTGCCCTCAGCCACGCTGTCCCCTTTGTCCTACTGGCCACCTGGCCATGTGACTGGAGGCCCACCCCAGAAGGGCAGCGCTGGGAGTCCAGATGTGAGTGTAGCCATTTAAGTGTCTCCCTCCTGTTATTCAGGACTAAGCACAACTGAACACTTCCTCTGACCCATAAGAGGGtcacctcctccctctgcccctctctggcCTTTTCCTATTTAAATCATGCATTTATAGCCAGCTCCCTCTTCTCTaaaagcttttgttttctgtggtgcCCCAGCCCAGAACAGCTCCCAGTACACAGTAGGCACATGGCTCCACTCAGATGGGTGGAGTCTTGGAATTAACTGCTCACTCCCTCCTCTAGGCCTTTGCAGGGGCTGCTCCTGCTGCCAGGGGCCCCGTTTCCACTCTGCCGCCTCAGGTGGGCCGGGCCTCCTCTGGGCCCCATCACCCCTTCTGCCCACTTCTCCGTCCTCATCACTGTTCATCTATCTGTCTCCTTTCCCACTAGACTGAGTTAattaataacagtaacaataatCATAAGAGCAGCTACCTTTTATTGGGCGCtcactatgtgccaagtactgtgcTCAATGTCATTCCATCTCTGTGAGGGACCCAGTCACAAGCCAAGCAGCCTCCACTCAGCCTGCGCGCCACAGCTCACGATTCAATATACTCGGGACCTTCACAGGGTCCGGGATGTGGACAATGTCGTGGGGGCCTTGAGGTTCATCCCTGaccacagggcagagcagggcagtcTGTGATGCTCAGTAAGGACCACCAACAGTGGCAGGTGGAACTCAGGCTTAACATGGGAACCAGGAGCATGGCTGTGACCCGTGCAACACTGCCTGCCTTCCACTGGGCTGGAGAGGCCACGGAGAGGTCATGGACAGGGCTCCTGGGCTCAAATTCCACAGTAGCTCTTTGTAGGCATTTACTAGTCTCCACAGCCCCCAAATCTCTTAACGGACTCCCTGGCAGGGGACTCCCTGGCAAGGGAAGGCTAAGATGGCTGTCCTGGGGGCAAGGTAGAAGGGGTATCTGTCAGGGCAAGGGTCCAAGGAGGGACAGCGAGGGGcggggacagtggggtgggggcactgtTACCTCTTCACTCCGTAGGCCATGTTGAGTAAATTGTCCAGCCTGTGGAGCAGAAAGGGTGGTCACTGGTGGCCTCCAGGCATGTCCCGGCTGTGATGCAGGCCAgccagcctgccctccctgcccccaccctgcaggccagcagtgccagccctgcccccgccacccGCTCGGCTGGACACTGCCTGGCACGGACCGTGGGCACTCCAGCACCGCCTCTCGCCGGCCCTGCCACGCCCTCATCCTCCCTCTCTGGGCTGCCTGGCCCCActtgcctgcccccaccctgccggACTCAGGTCCCCAGAAAGGAGGGTCTGAGTCTCCACCACAGTGGCTGGGCTGGGCAAGGCAAGTGATAAGGCCGCTCTGAGCTTCCAGGCCCCCGTCCGCCAGATGAGAAGACAAACCGCATTCTCATGGTGATGGTGCAGAATAAATGAGTGTGCCTGGCATGCAGTGAGCACTCATGAAATGTgcatgaggaagctgaggcagacAACTGGAGTCACGTGCCAGAGAAAGGGGCAGTCCAAGTGGACCTGATCAGGTGATTCTAAATGCTGACAATGTCACTCATAGTGCCCTGCACAAACCCAACACCTGCTGTATGCAAGGGCCTGGCCTCAGCACCAGACAGAAGCCCATTTTTGCCTTTTGCTGCCCTCGGCGACTCTGGCATGTGAGCCTGTGCTAGTGTCCCTCCACCCTGAGGGAATGGGGCTCAGTGAGGGCAGCTGCAAGCCTTGGGCCTCAGGCCTGAGGGTCTGGGGTGTCCAGGGCTAGGGGCGGCAGGGGGCTCACCGGAAGCGTTGTGTCTGATGGTGCAGGGGGCCTGCATAGCGCCGGGCCGATGACTGGTAAAGGTGAGTAAGCAGGGCCTGTCCTGTCTTCTGACTCGGGTTGTTGGCAAACTTGACCGTGATGGGCTCGGCGGCACCCAGTGGCTTCTGCCCATTCAGTCCTTTGATGGCCTCCTCGGCCTCAATCCTCTTGTCAAAGCGGATAAACCCCACACCCCGAGACACACCTGCCAGGAGTGGAGGTGTCATGAGGACCCTGTCTCCTCCCAGATGATCCCCTCCTGCTCCCCGAGTCTCGCCCTGCCATTCTCCACTTCTCCACTTTGGTCCCACCATGGTGactccacccagtgcccccacCAGATGtacaccctccccacccctggggtCTGACCTGTGACCTGGTCCACCAGGATTCGGGAAGTGATGATTCGACCGTATTGGGAGAAGAGCTgctccatttccttctggctcaTGGTCTTGGGGAGCCCACTGACGTACAGGTTGGCATCCCGGATGGACGCAGAGCTGGGTCTGGCATAGGACACCTGGGGGAGGGTCAGGCGGACATGTGTGAGGGGAacacccattttgcagatgaggagcgAGAGGCCACATACGAACCACCACTGAGTTGCAGAAATGCTTCATCTGTTCTCTCAACAAGTTATCTCAAGTGGCCACCACGTTTGCAGCCGACCAGGGCTTGGGGGAGAGGACGTGACCGTGGCCCTGCCTGCAGAGAGTGATGGGGGACTTATCACTTGAGGAGGTCAAAAGAGCCTGGTTTACATGTCTCCCTGAAGACCTCAGGGACTGTGTCCCTAGCTCATGCTCTCATGCTGGACATCCCATCAGCACTAACGCGTCCCACGCTTTCAAAAAGTGAGCCGGGGACACTGGCCCCTTCTTTTCCCAACTACACTGGGTCCCCGAGAGTCTTTCAGGTCTTTAGCCATCTGCCCAACCCTGATGGCTCCCAAATGTCCTCCCCCAGCATGAGCCTTGCCCCTGAGCTCTCTAGCGGGGTGATACCTGCCTCCAGTCACCTCAGAAAGGGGCCTCATGGCAGTCACTCTCAGCGCAGAGGCATCTGGTTTCCACCTTCCTCCAACTTGCTCCCACGCAGTAATGGCAGCTCTGTTCTCCTAGGTGCTCAGGACCCAGCCTCAGTTGTCCTTGACACCTATCTGACTTTCACACCGATATCCAATCCACCGTCAGTCCTGTTGGCTCCACCTTCCTCATCATCCAGAATTTGAATACCCTCTCCCACTTTTGTCTCCCTACTCTGACCCAGTAGCCACTATTGCTAACCCTGACCAGTACAGTAGCCTTctgccctgtcctccctcccaacCTCACCTCTCGAGGCTGTTCccaccacagcagccagagggcgCCCGTGAACATTTAAGCCAGGTCACATCCCTCCTCTGCTCAGAACCATCCATGGTACCCACCTTCTTCAAAGTTCAAATCCTTCCCATGGCCCACCAGGCCATATACCACTTGCCCCGTTGCCCCTGGTCCTCATCTCCACCTACTTCCCCCTTGATCGCTCTGTTCCAGTTACACAGGCCTCCTCCTTGTTTCCCAAACACCAggtcctgcctctgggcctttgtgCTGGCTGTTCCCGCTGCCTAGaattctcttccccttttttcttctctaggtCTCAGTTAAAAtgtcctccctgtcctcctccaCCTGAGTTGGATCCCGAACCCTACCCCCATTACTCTCtttcaaaacatttctcttaGAATTAGTCATGTTTTAGTACGATCATTCGAATCATGTCATTAAGTATGGTCCAGCCCAACAATGAAACTCTGCAGCTGTTTAAAAAATGGTGGACGTGGATATTGATTTCCCTGAAACAGTGGTGGGTATTGtgaagcagagggaagaaaaagtcCCTTTATAGAGCAGCCCGTGTTGTGCGACCCCCTCTCATTGTGCACGTCGATGTCCTGGAAACTCGGCCGAAGGGTCCACCCCCAAGTACTAACAGGGTGACAGACCTATAGCTGGCGGAGCAAGGGGTGTCATGAGCTCCTCTCCCCtctatttcctgtttcttctaAATTAACCTCTAGGTAGATAGGGGTCATTGTCAAGGGTCTGGCTTTCGTTTGGAGCTGTGAGTTGTGAGGGCATGTTACTTCATTAGCAATagctaattaaaaaattaacaaaatggataaattgggCTGGGAGGGATCAAGGGGTGGGTGCTcagggagaggatgggggaatTCTAATTAATGCCATTGTGCACaccaggaaaaagagaaaacacatcaGTGACTATTATTTCTGTAATGATAATTAAAAATCACAGCCATGTCCTTCACAATTTTCATTCTCCCCTAGAGGTATAGGAGATTTGAGGGGTGAGGGCTTCTTTGGGGGTGGCTGGAAGAGGGAGGTCCGAGCTCCTGGGTGGGAGTCTGGGGTTGAGGGTCATGTGAGAAACAGAGTAGGTCTTCAGGGAGCTTCCTGTTCTTCCATGACGTATGCTAACCTGGGTCTCTCCCCTCCTCACCAGGaaggtgcctggcacacaatggGAGGCTGGAAATATTTTGGGCAGATCTGCTGGAACACCTAGTCAGTCCTAACCATACAACACAGCCCCCTGTCCCCCGGCAGACGCAGACACACACACGGCCACAGTGTGCTATCCGACGCATAGTCATGGTGGCTCCCAAGTGAGAGCGTAACACAAGGCCTTGGCCACATTCATGGCAACTCTGAGGATCTTGTATAATTACAGTGAGAGCTGCTGGCACATGTCAAACTGCCACAAGTCCACATCACACACGTTCCACCTTGAATGGAGCACAGGTAGACATACCCGCACAACTTTACTGTGACACACAAACACCCTGTCACAGCCAGACACACCCATGAAGCCCTGCCAGGTCACAGCTGGAGTCACAGTGTGTGACAAAGTACCTGTCAAATAGATAGCACATCCCGAAAACACAGTAACATGCCCAAAGTCTGTAATAGCTCAACCAATGTGACAACAGCTACTTATATAGGCACAGTGTCCAACAAACACCGTCTCACAGCCTAGTGTCATacccacacacacagggtctTGCAGTTCATCACTGGGGTCCACCCTCATCTTTGGGGGTTCTGGATCTAGTTGGCCACGAGAGACCCATCAAGTCATGACCTCACCTCC is a window of Phyllostomus discolor isolate MPI-MPIP mPhyDis1 chromosome 8, mPhyDis1.pri.v3, whole genome shotgun sequence DNA encoding:
- the PRKCSH gene encoding LOW QUALITY PROTEIN: glucosidase 2 subunit beta (The sequence of the model RefSeq protein was modified relative to this genomic sequence to represent the inferred CDS: inserted 1 base in 1 codon; deleted 2 bases in 2 codons; substituted 1 base at 1 genomic stop codon), with the protein product MSPASSTEPVSGLRSSGKMLLLLLLLPVCWAVEVKRPRGVPLTNHHFYDESKPFTCLDGSATIPFDQVNDDYCDCKDGSDEPGTAACPNGSFHCTNTGYKPLYISSRWVNDGVCDCCDGTDEYNSGIVCENTCKEKGRKERETLQQMAEVTREGFRLKKILIEDWKKAREEKQQKLTELQAGKKSLEDQVEVLRIVKEEAEKPEKEAKDRHQKLWEEQQAASKAQREQELAASAFQELDDNTDGVVSVAELETHPELDTDGDGVLSEGEAQTLLXGDTQMDAASFHDRVWAAIRDKYQSEVLPTSPPVPSVPTXRSPRRSAPLPQPSQPVEEEEEEGETEEEEEEEEEDFQEAPPPLTPPQPASPTKEDKMPPYDEQTQAFIDAAQEARNKFEEAERSLKDMEESIRNLEQEISFDFGPNGEFAYLYSQCYELTTNEYVYRLCPFKLVSQKPKLGGSPTNLGTWGSWAGPEHDKFSAMKYEQGTGCWQGPNRSTTVRLLCGKETVVTSTTEPSRCEYLMELMTPAACPEPPPEPPADSEHDEL
- the ELAVL3 gene encoding ELAV-like protein 3 isoform X1, yielding MVTQILGAMESQVAGGPAGPALPNGPLLGTNGATDDSKTNLIVNYLPQNMTQDEFKSLFGSIGDIESCKLVRDKITGQSLGYGFVNYSDPNDADKAINTLNGLKLQTKTIKVSYARPSSASIRDANLYVSGLPKTMSQKEMEQLFSQYGRIITSRILVDQVTGVSRGVGFIRFDKRIEAEEAIKGLNGQKPLGAAEPITVKFANNPSQKTGQALLTHLYQSSARRYAGPLHHQTQRFRLDNLLNMAYGVKSPLSLIARFSPIAIDGMSGLAGVGLSGGATGAGWCIFVYNLSPEADESVLWQLFGPFGAVTNVKVIRDFTTNKCKGFGFVTMTNYDEAAMAIASLNGYRLGERVLQVSFKTSKQHKA
- the ELAVL3 gene encoding ELAV-like protein 3 isoform X3 produces the protein MVTQILGAMESQVAGGPAGPALPNGPLLGTNGATDDSKTNLIVNYLPQNMTQDEFKSLFGSIGDIESCKLVRDKITGQSLGYGFVNYSDPNDADKAINTLNGLKLQTKTIKVSYARPSSASIRDANLYVSGLPKTMSQKEMEQLFSQYGRIITSRILVDQVTGVSRGVGFIRFDKRIEAEEAIKGLNGQKPLGAAEPITVKFANNPSQKTGQALLTHLYQSSARRYAGPLHHQTQRFRLDNLLNMAYGVKRFSPIAIDGMSGLAGVGLSGGATGAGWCIFVYNLSPEADESVLWQLFGPFGAVTNVKVIRDFTTNKCKGFGFVTMTNYDEAAMAIASLNGYRLGERVLQVSFKTSKQHKA
- the ELAVL3 gene encoding ELAV-like protein 3 isoform X2; this translates as MVTILGAMESQVAGGPAGPALPNGPLLGTNGATDDSKTNLIVNYLPQNMTQDEFKSLFGSIGDIESCKLVRDKITGQSLGYGFVNYSDPNDADKAINTLNGLKLQTKTIKVSYARPSSASIRDANLYVSGLPKTMSQKEMEQLFSQYGRIITSRILVDQVTGVSRGVGFIRFDKRIEAEEAIKGLNGQKPLGAAEPITVKFANNPSQKTGQALLTHLYQSSARRYAGPLHHQTQRFRLDNLLNMAYGVKSPLSLIARFSPIAIDGMSGLAGVGLSGGATGAGWCIFVYNLSPEADESVLWQLFGPFGAVTNVKVIRDFTTNKCKGFGFVTMTNYDEAAMAIASLNGYRLGERVLQVSFKTSKQHKA